The sequence GCGGCCAGACCGTGCGCCGGGTCGCGGCTCCGGCTTCGTTCCGGTACGTGAGCGTGACCTTGCGCTCCGCGCGGATGGCCTCGCGGATGACGGAGAGGTCGACCGTGGCGGGCGCTTCCAGGACCGGCACCGTCAGCATCACGTCGTCCACCTGGTCTCGCATCGCGGTGGGCAGCACCGCGCGGATCTTCGCGACCACGTCCTCGGCGGCGGTCCGCAGGCGCGAGTCGCCGCGCGCGGCCACCCACCGTGCGCCGAGCACGACGGCTTCAATCTCCTCCACGGAGAACATCATCGGCGGCAGCGTGAACCCCGGCCGCAGCACGTAGCCGAGCCCGGGCTCGCCCTGGATCTCCGCCCCCTGCTCCTGAAGCAGCGCGATGTCGCGATACAGCGTGCGGATGGAGATGCCGAGCGCCTTGGAGAGCTCCTGACCGCTGACCGGCGTGCGCCGGCGACGCAGGATCTGCATGAGCTCCAGCAAGCGGGATGCGCGCGGCATGGCGCCATGCTGCCCGCGACCGGTGCGCACGGGAAGCCTTCGCTCACCCGGTCACGGCCCTGCGCACCGCGGGACGCAGGCTGTGACGCCGGACGTACGCCACCAGCTCCGGATGGCCGCCCAGCAGCATCAGCGTGTTCGCGAGGTGGAGGATGGAGGCCATCACCACGTCGGCGGCGGTGAACGTCTGGCCCACCAGGACCTCACGGCCCCCGAGCCCCTTCTGGATGACGTCGAGCACGGCCGTGAGCCGCGCCCTGTGCTTCTCGACCGCCGCGTCCGAGGGCTCGCGCTCCGCGGGCGCCTGCATGTCCCGGTGGAACACCATCACCACGGGGTCGAGGCTCAGCTCGGCGAAGGCCATCCAGCCGTAATAGGCAGCGCGCTCCGCGGACCCCACCGGTGGTGCCAGGTGCTTCTCCGGGAAGCGGTCGGCCAGATGGAGACAGATGGCCAGGGACTCCAGCAGCGTGACGTCTCCGTCCACCAGGGCGGGCAGCTCGCCCAGGGGGTTCACCGCCAGATAGGCGGGCGCGGTGTTCTCCTGCCGGGCGAGGTCCAACCTCACCAGCTCGTAGGGCACTCCGAGTTCTTCCAACAACCAGCGGGGACGGACCGCTCGGGTCCTGGGGGCGAAGTAGAGCTTCATGTGGGGCACTCCTGGATGTCGCGGGAGACAACAAGATGCGGCGGTCGGAGTGCCCGGACAATGCGGCCCCCGTCGAACTCATTGTCAGGCTAGGCTTGACGGTCATGATTCCTCCCGCTGACATGGTCCTCTTCGCGGTGGTCGTCCGGGAGGAGAGCTTCACCCGGGCGGCGCTCAAGCTCGGCATCACCAAGCAGACCGTCAGCGAGCGCATCCGCCAACTGGAAGAGCGCCTGGGCGTGCGACTCCTGGAGCGGACCACGCGCCGTCTGCGGGTCACCGGCGCCGGGGTGATGTACTCCGAGCGCTGTGCCGCCATCGCCGCGCTCATCGACGAGGCGAACAGCGAGGTGCAGCAGGGACAGGCGGACCCCACCGGCCTGCTGCGGGTCTCCGCGCCCGTGCTCTACGGCCGCCGGTACCTCACCCCCGTGATCTCGAAGTACCTCGCCCGCTATCCCCAGGCGCGGGTGGAGCTGGTGCTGGCGGACCGCCGGCCCCACCTCATCGAGGAGGGCTTCGACGTCGCCATCCACATCGGCCCGCTCAATGACTCATCGCTCGTGGCGCGGAAGCTGGGAGAGGGCGCGGTCCGCTTCGTGGCCAGTCCGCGCTTCCTGTCGAAGCACGGGACGCCGGATGCCCGGGGGCTCGGCTCCGCGCGCTGCATCGGCTTCAGCGCGTTCGAGACGTGGGAGGCCGAGGGCGTGAAGTCCCGGATCGATCCGGTCCTGATGGTGAATGACAGCGAGCTCGCGTGCGAGGCGGCCATCGCCGGGGTCGGCATCGCGCGGGTGCCGGACATCGTCTGCCAGGAGGCCGTCCGCGATGGCCGGCTCAAGGTCCTCTTCGGGCCCAAGCCCGCCGCGATGCGGCCCATCCACGTCGTCTATCCCAGCCGGCGGAACCTGCCGCACAAGGTCCGCCTCTTCGTGGATGCGCTGGCGACGCTGGCCGAACTGCCTCCTCCGAAGCCTCGCGGCCGGAAGCGGAAGTGAGCCTCACTTCGTGACAGGCATGAAGAGCTCTCCCAGCTGCGCGGCCTGCTCCTCGGCGAAGTCCGCGTAGGTGTTGCCCAGCAGGGCCACGACGAGCTGGGAGTCCGGGAAGAGCATCAGCATGGCGCGTCCCCCTTCGATGGCGCCCCGGTGGTGGAAGATGCGCCGCCCCTGGGCGGAGACACCCACCCGCCAGCCCATGCCCACGCCCGTCTCCTTGCCGGACTTCAGCTTCCGCGGCGTGAAGAGGAGGGCCAGTGTCTCCTTGCGCAGGAAGCCGGGCTGGAGGTGCGCGGAGCCGAAGAGGACCAGGTCCTCGGCGGTGGAGAGGAACCCGCCACCGGGCCACTTGTAGCTGTTGTCCACGTGGGCGGCGTGCTGATGGCTTCCCTCCGGGCCGTTCGCGTAGAAGCGCGTGCGGTGGGGCACCAGTTGATGCGGGTGGTCCGCCCCGGTGTGGCGCATGCCCAGCGGTTCGAAGACGGCGCGCTGCATGTAGCGGAGGAACTCCTCGTGAGCGGCGCCTTCCACCACCGCGCCCACCAGGTTGAAGCCATAGCTGGAGTAGGCGTAGGCCGTGCCGGGCTCGGACAGCAGCGGGTCGTCCCGGAAGAGCTCCAGGCCCTGCGTGACGCTCGTGAAGTGCTTCGCCTCCTTGAAGACGGCTTCATCCCGGTCCAGGTAGTGGCGGATGCCCGCCAGGTGTCCGGTGAGCTGTCTTGTGGTGATGGGCCAGGGCTTCACGGGGAATGACGGCACGTACTGCTGGATGGGAGCGTCCAGGTTCAGGCGCCCCTCCTCCACCAGCCGCGCCACGCCCGCGGTGGTGAGCACCTTGGACACGCTGCCCACGCGGAAGCGCGTCAACGGCGTGACGGGAAGGCCCTGCTCCAGGTCCGCGAAGCCAAAGCCCTCCGACCAGACAATCCGGCCGCGATGCGCGACGGCCACGGAGAGGCCCGGCAACTGGAAGTCCTTGAGCAGCTTCTGTGCGAAGGCGCGTGCCTGCTGGACCTGTGCTTCATGGCGGGAGGAGACCGGGGGGAGCGGATACGACCCGGCGTGCGCGGCGGGCAGCGCGAGCAGCGTGCCCAGGAACAGGGAGCACGCGAACCGCCGGATGGATACGGACGAGAGGAGCACGGAGCATTCCTTGGAAGCGGAGCCGGAATGCAACGTGCCCGCGCGCGCGTCACACGGGGAAAGTGTTCAGCCAGTGGGACCCGGGGCGCGGCGAAGCGGTGCCCGCGCGCCGCGAACGGGCTTCAGCGCAGGTGCTGGAACTTCTCACGGTGGCTGCGGGCGACGCGCAGCTCCGCGCCGGAGGTGAGCACCACCACCAGGTCCCTGCGCCCCTCGCTGCGCAGCTCCCGGATGCGGCGCGCGTTGACGATGGCCGAGCGGTGGATGCGCATGAAGCGCTCCGGCTCCAGGCGCGCCTCCAGGCTCTGCATCGTCTCGCGGTGGAGGTACGCCTTCCCGCCCGCGTGGATCTGCACGTAGTAGTCGGCCGCCTCGATGTATTCGATTTCGTCCACGTCCAGGAACACCACGCGGCCCGCGTCGCGGATGGCCAGCCGCCGCACCCACGGGTCAGGCGTGGCGGGAGTTGGCGCGGGCGTGGCGTCGCGCTCGCCGTAGGTGGAGAGCACGGACATCAGCCGTTGGCCGAGGTCGGACATCCTCGCCAGGCGGATCTGCGCCTTCGCGCGGCCGATGGCGTCGTGGAAGCGGTCGTCGCGGAAGGGCTTGAGCAGGTAGTCGAGCGCGTGGATGTCGAAGGCGCGCAGCGCGTACTGGTCATACGCGGTGACGAAGATGACGGCGGGGACTTCCGAGGGGTTCAGCCGGGCCAGCACCTCGAAGCCGTTGAGCTCCGGCATCTGCACGTCCAGCAGGACCAGGTCCGGCCGCTGCTCGCGGATGAGGCGCACGGCCTCCGGGCCGTTGCCAGCCTCGCCCACCACGCGGACCTCGGAGTCCGTGGCCAGCAGCAGGCGCAGGCCCTCGCGGGCCAGGGGCTCGTCATCCACGACGAGCGTGCGGATGGCGGCGGCCGCGTTCATGCCCCGACCGCCTCCGCCGGAGTGGCGGCCTGGAAGGGCAGCTCCAGCCGGGCGCGCACGCCGCCTCCCTCCCGGTTCTCCAGCGTGAAGACGTGGCGGTCGCCGTAGAGCGGGTGCAAACGGGCGCGCACGTTGGCCACGCCGATGCGGCCGTCCTGGCGGTCCCAGCCGGGCGCGAGCCCCGGGCCGTCGTCGAGCACCTCCAGCACCAGCCGCGCGCCCTCACGCGAGGCGCGCAGCTCCACGCGGCCCGCGCCGGAGCGGGTGGCGATGCCGTGCTTGATGGCGTTCTCCACCAGCGGCTGGAGGATGAGGCTGGGCACGAGCGCCCCCAGCGTCGCGGGGTCGATGGCGCGGATCACCTGGAGCCGGTCCTGGAAGCGGGTCTGCTCGATGTCGAGGTAGCGCTCCAGGAAGTCCACGTCCTCGTGGAAGGGAACGAGCTGGCGGCCCGTGGTGTGGAGGGCCATGCGCAAAAGCTCGCTGACGCCCGTGAGCATGCGGATGGAGCCGGCGGTGTCCTGCTTGCGCACCAGCACGGAGATGGCGTTGAGCGTGTTGAAGAGGAAGTGCGGGTGGAGCTGGGCGCGCAGGACGTCCAGCTGCGCGTGCGCCAGTCGCGTCTCCAGTTGGGCCTGGACCAGCTCTCCCTCACGGTAGCGGCGGTGGTAGTCCACGGCGTAGCCGATGGCGAGGATGCCGCCGTAGATGAGCAGGGACAGGACGCTGTACTTCGCCATCATCAAGGGCAGCATCCGTCCCCAGGAGGCATCGAGGAGCCACGTCTCTCCCGCGGCCCGGGCGGCGAAGAAGATGAGGCTCACGTAGGGGACCATCACCGCGACCAGGCCTGCCAGGAGGACCGCGAGGCTCCGGGGCCAGACGCGTCGCTCCAGGCGGAAGCGCTGTCCGAGCGCGAGGACGAACGGCGTGGCCAGCGCCCAGTACTGCCATTGCGGCACCTGCACCAGCAGCGCCCGGCCCAGTGGATAGCCCGGCTCCCGGGCCTGCGCGTACACCCAGGTGTGGAGCGCGGTGACGACGCCCGGCACGGCATAGGCCAGCATCAGCAGCGGCAGGCGGCGCAGCAGGGGCAGCAGCACGGACGGCGCCTGCGCGGAGGGAGCGGTGGTTTCCACGGCGCGTGGAGTCTACGCCCGAACCGGCGCCCCTTCCGGGCGGGTGCAGCCAAAGGGCTCCGGGGTGCAGCGAACGGGCCGGCTCAGCGCTTCCGGGCGCCCGCGGGTGCCCTTCCCCGGGGAGTCTCACCGGCGTACCGGCGATACACGCGGCGGAACGCGGCCGCATCGGCGTAGCCCACCCGTGCGGAGACCTCCTCGACGGACTCGCGCGTCGTCTCCAGGAGGTGGGAGGCGTGAGCCATGCGGACCCGCTGCACGAATTCGAGCGGCGTCATGCCGAGGCCTGCCTGGACCCGCCGGGCGAGCGTCCGCGTGGAGGTGGCGGCGGCGTGGGCCAGCTCATCGAGCGACAGCTGCCGGCCGAGGTTCGCGGCGACGAAGCGCTCGACCGCGCTCAGCGCCGGATCCGAGACGCGCAGGTGCTCCATGACCATGTACCGGGCCTGGGAAGCGCGCTCATCGAGCACGAGGTAGCGCGCCACCAGGTGCGCCAGTGACGGGCTGGCGACTCGCGCGACGAGGGCCAGCATCAGGTCCGCGTGCGCGAAGGCCGAGCCCGCCGTGAGGACGCCCTCGCTTTCCACGACCATCCGGTCCGCGCGGACGGTGACCTGCGGGAAGCGGCGCACGAACGCGGGCACGAGCCACCAGGTCGTCGTCGCGCTCCGTCCCGTCAGCAGTCCCGACGCGGCGAGGACGAAGGTCGCCGAGCACGACGCCGCGACCACCGCCCCTTTCGCCGCCGCCCGGGCCAGCAGCTCGGCGCCGCGCGCGGCATCGTCGCGGGAGAGCAGGTGCCCGACGGCGCGCTCGGTGGCGGCGGAGAGCCCCGGCACCACCAGCACGTCTCCCGCCTTCACGCCGCGAAGGCTGAGCGCGCCGTCCACGGACACGGGGCGCCCCGTGCCGGAGCGGACAGGACGGCCATCCAGGGACACCACCCGCTGACGCAGCGGCTTCGCCTGACGGAGCCCCGGGACGAGGCCCGCCTCCGCGAGCCGCGCCGCCGTGCCGACCACGTCGAGCCCCACGCCCAGCGGGCCCTCGGCTACGCCATCCAGGACGACATGCGTGATCACCCTGGCAAGACTAGACCGAAGAGTGTCAATCCCGCCACTGGCCGTGGAGAGGGCTTCTTCTGCATCTTCCAGGGCATGCGCGCTTCCACTCCCGACTCCACCGCCGACGACCCGCTCGATGACTTCGAGCGGCGGTCCATCACCCTCCGCTCGGCCATGCGGACGGTCTACGTCACCGGCCGCGGCCCCGCGGTCATCGTCATGGCCGAGATGCCCGGCATCAGCCCCCACGTCGCGCGCTTCGCGCGATGGGTGCGTGACGCCGGCTTCACGGTCTACATGCCGTCGCTGTTCGGGAAGGACGGGGCCTACCCTCAAGCGGAGGCAGGGCTCGCCGTGATGAAGCGCGCCTGCGTGAGCGCGGAGTTCCGCGCGTTCGCGGCGAACGAATCCAGCCCCGTGACGCAGTGGCTGCGGGAGCTGGCCCGGCTGGCGCACGCGGAATGCGGAGGCCCTGGCGTCGGCGCCATCGGCATGTGCTTCACGGGCAACTTCGCGCTCAGCATGATGCTCGAGCCCTCGGTGCTGGCGCCTGTCCTGTGCCAGCCCTCGCTGCCACTCGACGACACGGGGGCCATCCAGATTGCCCCGGAGGAAGCAGCGGCCGTGAAGGAGCGGCTCGAGCGCGAGGACCTGACGGTGCTCGCGTACCGCTTCGAGGGGGACCGCTACTGCCCGGCGCAGCGCTTCGCGGCCTACACCCAGGCGCTGGGGCCGCGCTTCGTCCCGAAGGTGCTGCCCGCTTCGGCCGCGAACCCTACACCTCCGCCCTTCTTCGCGAAGGTCGTCGGCGGAGCCCACAGCGTCGTGACGGCCCACCTCATCGACGCGGCCGGAGAGCCGACGCTCGCGGCGCGCGATGAAATCCTGGCCTTCTTCGCGCGGAGGCTCCATCCGGGGTGAGTCCCCGGAGGCCGCACCCAGGGCCGGGCCGCGCTACATTGCCGGCCGCGCATGCCGTCCTGGTCCCGCCTCCTCCGCCGCTCCCCTGCCCTCGCGCTGGCCGTGCTGCTCTCCAGCCGGGCCGCGCTCGCGGACAACCCGCCGCTGACCAGCTCGAACTACGCCATCGACGTGTTCCAGGGCCCGGTGCTGGCGCCGGTGCGGGTGTCGGGTCTCGCCGGCGCGTACGCCCCCATCGCGGAGGGCGTGGAAGGCATCGCCGTCAACACGGCCGCTCCCGCCGTGCGCTCGCTCTATTCGAGCGAGCACGTCGACTACGACCTGTCGCTGGGCTTCACGTTCCCCAGCTCCGTGCGCAACACCGACTTCGACAACAACGGCTCGGTGGGCTTCACCTTCAAGGACTTCGTCTTCCCGCAGCTTGGAGGCCTCATCCAATGGGGCCCCTGGGGCTTCGGCGGCCTCGCGTCCATCCAGACCTATACGCTGGGCCAGGACGCGAACGGGCAGACGCTGCTCCTGAACACCAGCCGCTTCCAGCTCCAGCTCGCGCGCACGTTCCTCGACGGTGAGCTGTCGGCCGGAGTCGGCCTGCGCGCGGTGTCCCTCACCCTCGACTCCGACGCGGCTCCGGAGGCAGGCCTCGCGTCCATGCTCGGCGGCAACCTCGAGGCCGGAGCCCTCTGGACTCCCATGGCCCTGCCGCTGCGCGCGGCCCTGACGTTCCGCGCCCCCGTCCAGGGCCGGCTCACGCCCGACAGTCCGGCCGCCGCCGACGCGGAGGGCAACGTGAAGGTCGCCGACCTCTACCTGCCCTCCACCATCAAGCTCCCCTGGGAGGTGGAAGCGGGCATCGCCTGGCAGTTCGGCGGCCGCCCCCTCCAGATGCCGTGGGGACCGGACCGCGCCGAGCGCTACCGGGCCCTGCCGCGCGAGAAGCTGCTGCTGACGGGCTCGGTGCTCATCAGCGGCGCATCTTCAAACGCCATCGGCTTCGAGTCGTTCCTCTCGCAGCAGTTGGAGCGCTCCGGACGCCGGCTCGTCATCTCCCCGCGCGTCGGCGCGGAGTGGGAGCCCCTGGAGAACCGGCTCCAACTGCGCGCGGGCAGCTACCTGGAGCCCAGCCGCTTCGACTCCATTGGCCCCCGGCTGCATGGCACCGCGGGCGCGGAGCTGCGGCTGTTCAGCTGGTCCGTCTTCGGCCTGATGTCGCCCGGCACGTCATGGCGCATCAGCGGCTTCGCCGACGTGTCCCGCCTCTACTTCGGCTGGGGCTTCGGCGTGGGCACCTGGCACTAACCCTCCGTCGTCTCCAGCGGCACCGCCGGTCCAATCCAGAGGATGTCCCGGAAGGACAGGAGCCGTTCGCGGTACGAGCCGATGGGCGCGCGCGGGTGGAGGAGGATTCCCTCGTCGGTGACTTCGAGCAGGGCCCCGAGCGCGTACCACGTCCCGTACTGCGTCTGGCGCAGCATCACGCCCTGGCCGAGATACTTCTTGAGATTGTCGCGGTTGATGGCGGGGCCGTGCGTGAACACGGGCTCGGCCCGGTAGTGATCCAGCGGCCACGTGGGCGCGTTGTATTGCTTCAGGAAGCCCCACTTCGCGTGCCGGGCGTCTCTCGCGGCCAGCGTCTCGCCCTCGGGCACGGGGACGTGGCGCTCCTCGAATGGGGCCTCCGCCGGAGGCGTGACGGGCCAGGGGGCCGCGTCCTCCCAGCGCGCGTGCCGGGTCCCCACGGCCCAGCGCCAGGGCCAGGCATGGCGCCCCGCCACCGAGAACATCAGCCGGGGCTCCAGCTTCTCCCGCGAGCCCGGGGGACACACCACGGCGCCGTCCTGCTGCACCCGCGTGAAGTCCCAGCCGCGCGCGGTCGGGATGAAGCGTGCGTCTTCGTCCGGCCAGGGGTTCCAGTCGCTCGGGGGCGGCACGCGGCCCGGCTCCAGCTCCAACGAGGTCTGGAAGCGCAGCAGTCCGGTGTTCACGTCCCAGAAGGCGATGTCGTGGTGCCCCGTCCCCACGAGCGTGTCGTCCGCGCCCCAGGCCAGTCCGTCGATGCCGCGCACGCCTTCGATCTTCCGAAGCAGCCTGGCCGAGGCCCCCACCTTCCACAGCTCGATGGTGCCGCCTCCCTCGCGCAGCAGGCATGCGCCCATGGAGCCATCCGGAGACCAGGCCCAGCGGCCCAGGTCGCCGCTGCGGGAAGCCGGCCCGAACGAGCGGCGCTTCAGGTCCACGTGGCACAGGAGCTTGCCGGACTCGAAGATGAGGACCTGGGGGAACTCGTAGCCGTTGATGAGCACGGCCAGGCGCTGGCCGTCGCGCGACCAGACGTACTCCTCGATCGCGTGGATGCGCACCTTGGTGTGCTGGCCCAGGTCGGCCACCGTCTGGCCCGTGTGTCCATCCGCGAGCCGGGGCGGCTCCTTGCCATAGGCAAGGCCGGCGCCGTCCGGTGAGAACGCCACGGGCAGCTTCAGCTCATCGAAGCGGTACGCGAGGTCGCCGCTCCGCAGGTCGATGACGGAGGCGGACGGATGGGGCTCCTGGGACGAGGCGGCGCCCGGCTCGAGCACGAACTCGTCCTTGCAATAGCCATGGATGCGGGAGCCATCCGGGCTCCACCGCACCCAGGTGTGCGGGCGCGACCTGGAGGGCTGTCCGCCCAGCCGGGCCGGGCACCAGCGCAGCCCTTCACTGTCCTCGTCGACCCGGGTCCCCTCCTTGAACGGGACGACGCAGCCCAGCGCACCGTCGGGGCCGAGGGTGGAGATGAACAGGCGGGTTTCATCCGGAGACCAGCACCACGCGGGCAGGTGCCCCGTGTTCGCCACGTGCGCGGGGTTGCTCACCGACCACGCCGGGGGCGAGCCCCAGCGCCGGGTGACGTCGGCGGTGAAGGACGGCAGCGTTCCGGCGAAGGCCCGCAGCACGCCGACGACGACCTGATTCAGGATGACGCCGAGCCACTCGCCCGACGGAGACCACTGGAGGCAGGAGGGCTCCCGCGTCGAACCGACGAGCGTCGTCTCGAACCCGACCGCGTCGACCACGCGCCCGGTCGCCAGCTCCCAGATGCGCACGTCCCCACCGTGGGACTCCTCGAGGCGGTTGCTCGCGATGGCGAGGTGGCGTCCATCCGGGCTGAGCGCGAAGCAGCGCTGCATGCCGATGTAGCGCGGGGTCTCCACGAGCCGCGCGCCCGTGGCCAGGAGCTTGTCGGAGAAGCGCCGGTGGACGTCCGTGATGCCCTGCTCGCGCTCGAGCCGCAGGAGCCGCTCCCGCAGGGGTGGAAGGTCCCGGCTGGCCACGAAGGCGCCGAAGTCGGCCTGCTCCACCAGCGTTTCGAGCTCGGCGTCGGAGCAATGGACCAACTGGGAGAGGTTCGCGAAGGGGCCGGTCATCCCCGCCAGGATACCCGCCTCGGGGCCAACATGCGCGAGGCGCGGTCCACCCTCCCGGGGGTCAATCGCCCGCGTCCTCCGCCGTGAAGCACAGCGCCTGGATCCGCGCCTCGAGCTCGGGTGCCACCCGGACGCGCGGCTCGAACCAGTTGGCGTACATGGAGACCTCCCGTGTCGGCCGGGGAAGCGGCTCCGCGTCACGCACGTCGACGCGGAGCACCTCCTCGAACCGTGACTCGAGGACGCCGAACATCCCGGCCCTCAGCACGGGGAGAGGCGTCCTCCCTGCCGATGAACGGGCCCGTCTCCTGGACGAACAACGGGCGCCCCTCCTCCGCCACGCCGTTCACGGCCACCCACTCCGTGGAGCACCCATCCTCCGTGGAGCAGGCCCACAGGGGCACGAGCGTCAGCTTCACCGTGACGGGCCCGGCGAGCGACCGCTCGGCGAGCGCCAGGCAGCGGTCGTGGTCCAGGCGCCCCGCGAGCATCGGTCTCGCCGGTGCGGCCTTGCGGACGAACTCCGCCCACTCGCCCCGCTGGCACGCCTGGAGCGCCGCGGAGGCCTGCATCCACTCTCCGCCCAAAATCCGCTGCGCGATCTCGATGCTCATGTCGGCTCCGCTCATTCGCGGCCTACGGCAGCGTCACAGGGAGGGGACGGGGACTGTTCGCCGCCTCTCCGTTGCCCAGCTGGCCCACGAGATTGCTACCCCATGACCAGACGGTGCCGTCCTTGGCCACGGCGAGGGTGTGCTTGGCACCCGCCGAGAGTGCCCGGACGCCGAGGAGCGCGACGACCAGCCCGCGCGACTGACCCTGGGCGTCCGCGCCCAGCCCCAGCTGTCCGGAGGCGTTCCAGCCAAAGGTGACGAGCGGAGCGCCGTCCAGCGCGGCCAGCGAGTGGTAATCCCCCGCGGCGATGCGCTCGATGTCCGAAAGCCCCAGGACCTTCTCCGGTGACGTGCGCTCAAGGACAAGCAGGTCGCCATGCTGCCCGGCCGAATTGCTCCCCCAGGCCCAGACGGTGCCGTCCTCACGCAGGGCCAGCGAGTGGTACCGGCCCGCGGCCACGGCGATGATGCTCGCCAGTCCCGGGACCTGCGCCGCCACGTCACGCCGGGTGTGCGTTCCATCCCCGAGCTGGCCCTGGCTGTTGTCCCCCAGGGCCCAGACGGTGCCGTTCTGACGCAGGGCCAGCGTGTGGTAGCCACCCGCCGCGATGGCGGTCACCTGCGTCAGCCCCGCCACCTGCACCGGCGTGGTCTGCCTGAGGGCCGCCGCGGCCCCCAGCTGCCCGCCGTCGTTGCGCCCCCAGCCCCACACCGTGCCGTCCTGACGCAGGGCCAGCGAATACCCGGAGGACGCGGCCACGGCCGAGACACCGGTCAGCGACGCGACGGCGGTGGGCTTGGACGTCCCGAACCCGGTCAACTCGCTCCCCAGCTGCCCATCGCCATTGAATCCCCAGGCCATGACG comes from Corallococcus macrosporus and encodes:
- a CDS encoding glutathione S-transferase family protein, which codes for MKLYFAPRTRAVRPRWLLEELGVPYELVRLDLARQENTAPAYLAVNPLGELPALVDGDVTLLESLAICLHLADRFPEKHLAPPVGSAERAAYYGWMAFAELSLDPVVMVFHRDMQAPAEREPSDAAVEKHRARLTAVLDVIQKGLGGREVLVGQTFTAADVVMASILHLANTLMLLGGHPELVAYVRRHSLRPAVRRAVTG
- a CDS encoding serine hydrolase gives rise to the protein MLLSSVSIRRFACSLFLGTLLALPAAHAGSYPLPPVSSRHEAQVQQARAFAQKLLKDFQLPGLSVAVAHRGRIVWSEGFGFADLEQGLPVTPLTRFRVGSVSKVLTTAGVARLVEEGRLNLDAPIQQYVPSFPVKPWPITTRQLTGHLAGIRHYLDRDEAVFKEAKHFTSVTQGLELFRDDPLLSEPGTAYAYSSYGFNLVGAVVEGAAHEEFLRYMQRAVFEPLGMRHTGADHPHQLVPHRTRFYANGPEGSHQHAAHVDNSYKWPGGGFLSTAEDLVLFGSAHLQPGFLRKETLALLFTPRKLKSGKETGVGMGWRVGVSAQGRRIFHHRGAIEGGRAMLMLFPDSQLVVALLGNTYADFAEEQAAQLGELFMPVTK
- a CDS encoding dienelactone hydrolase family protein, translated to MRASTPDSTADDPLDDFERRSITLRSAMRTVYVTGRGPAVIVMAEMPGISPHVARFARWVRDAGFTVYMPSLFGKDGAYPQAEAGLAVMKRACVSAEFRAFAANESSPVTQWLRELARLAHAECGGPGVGAIGMCFTGNFALSMMLEPSVLAPVLCQPSLPLDDTGAIQIAPEEAAAVKERLEREDLTVLAYRFEGDRYCPAQRFAAYTQALGPRFVPKVLPASAANPTPPPFFAKVVGGAHSVVTAHLIDAAGEPTLAARDEILAFFARRLHPG
- a CDS encoding helix-turn-helix transcriptional regulator encodes the protein MPRASRLLELMQILRRRRTPVSGQELSKALGISIRTLYRDIALLQEQGAEIQGEPGLGYVLRPGFTLPPMMFSVEEIEAVVLGARWVAARGDSRLRTAAEDVVAKIRAVLPTAMRDQVDDVMLTVPVLEAPATVDLSVIREAIRAERKVTLTYRNEAGAATRRTVWPLVIGFFDRVMVLAAWCELREDFRAFRVDRIASAEPSDARYPGRRHTLVEEWRKRQKKPATARN
- a CDS encoding GlxA family transcriptional regulator, which gives rise to MITHVVLDGVAEGPLGVGLDVVGTAARLAEAGLVPGLRQAKPLRQRVVSLDGRPVRSGTGRPVSVDGALSLRGVKAGDVLVVPGLSAATERAVGHLLSRDDAARGAELLARAAAKGAVVAASCSATFVLAASGLLTGRSATTTWWLVPAFVRRFPQVTVRADRMVVESEGVLTAGSAFAHADLMLALVARVASPSLAHLVARYLVLDERASQARYMVMEHLRVSDPALSAVERFVAANLGRQLSLDELAHAAATSTRTLARRVQAGLGMTPLEFVQRVRMAHASHLLETTRESVEEVSARVGYADAAAFRRVYRRYAGETPRGRAPAGARKR
- a CDS encoding histidine kinase; the encoded protein is METTAPSAQAPSVLLPLLRRLPLLMLAYAVPGVVTALHTWVYAQAREPGYPLGRALLVQVPQWQYWALATPFVLALGQRFRLERRVWPRSLAVLLAGLVAVMVPYVSLIFFAARAAGETWLLDASWGRMLPLMMAKYSVLSLLIYGGILAIGYAVDYHRRYREGELVQAQLETRLAHAQLDVLRAQLHPHFLFNTLNAISVLVRKQDTAGSIRMLTGVSELLRMALHTTGRQLVPFHEDVDFLERYLDIEQTRFQDRLQVIRAIDPATLGALVPSLILQPLVENAIKHGIATRSGAGRVELRASREGARLVLEVLDDGPGLAPGWDRQDGRIGVANVRARLHPLYGDRHVFTLENREGGGVRARLELPFQAATPAEAVGA
- a CDS encoding WD40 repeat domain-containing protein yields the protein MTGPFANLSQLVHCSDAELETLVEQADFGAFVASRDLPPLRERLLRLEREQGITDVHRRFSDKLLATGARLVETPRYIGMQRCFALSPDGRHLAIASNRLEESHGGDVRIWELATGRVVDAVGFETTLVGSTREPSCLQWSPSGEWLGVILNQVVVGVLRAFAGTLPSFTADVTRRWGSPPAWSVSNPAHVANTGHLPAWCWSPDETRLFISTLGPDGALGCVVPFKEGTRVDEDSEGLRWCPARLGGQPSRSRPHTWVRWSPDGSRIHGYCKDEFVLEPGAASSQEPHPSASVIDLRSGDLAYRFDELKLPVAFSPDGAGLAYGKEPPRLADGHTGQTVADLGQHTKVRIHAIEEYVWSRDGQRLAVLINGYEFPQVLIFESGKLLCHVDLKRRSFGPASRSGDLGRWAWSPDGSMGACLLREGGGTIELWKVGASARLLRKIEGVRGIDGLAWGADDTLVGTGHHDIAFWDVNTGLLRFQTSLELEPGRVPPPSDWNPWPDEDARFIPTARGWDFTRVQQDGAVVCPPGSREKLEPRLMFSVAGRHAWPWRWAVGTRHARWEDAAPWPVTPPAEAPFEERHVPVPEGETLAARDARHAKWGFLKQYNAPTWPLDHYRAEPVFTHGPAINRDNLKKYLGQGVMLRQTQYGTWYALGALLEVTDEGILLHPRAPIGSYRERLLSFRDILWIGPAVPLETTEG
- a CDS encoding LytR/AlgR family response regulator transcription factor, giving the protein MNAAAAIRTLVVDDEPLAREGLRLLLATDSEVRVVGEAGNGPEAVRLIREQRPDLVLLDVQMPELNGFEVLARLNPSEVPAVIFVTAYDQYALRAFDIHALDYLLKPFRDDRFHDAIGRAKAQIRLARMSDLGQRLMSVLSTYGERDATPAPTPATPDPWVRRLAIRDAGRVVFLDVDEIEYIEAADYYVQIHAGGKAYLHRETMQSLEARLEPERFMRIHRSAIVNARRIRELRSEGRRDLVVVLTSGAELRVARSHREKFQHLR
- a CDS encoding LysR family transcriptional regulator → MIPPADMVLFAVVVREESFTRAALKLGITKQTVSERIRQLEERLGVRLLERTTRRLRVTGAGVMYSERCAAIAALIDEANSEVQQGQADPTGLLRVSAPVLYGRRYLTPVISKYLARYPQARVELVLADRRPHLIEEGFDVAIHIGPLNDSSLVARKLGEGAVRFVASPRFLSKHGTPDARGLGSARCIGFSAFETWEAEGVKSRIDPVLMVNDSELACEAAIAGVGIARVPDIVCQEAVRDGRLKVLFGPKPAAMRPIHVVYPSRRNLPHKVRLFVDALATLAELPPPKPRGRKRK